From the Synechococcus sp. HK01-R genome, one window contains:
- a CDS encoding 4Fe-4S binding protein, whose amino-acid sequence MSPDRVENATLQRLAPHLVARPRRGVVGSSRQAKQLRDAVRSAAADRDRHAVLLYGEPGLEKDNLAALIHFGSVDRHHLMLRLDGARMRSDGADLFGSGDAPGPKPLLELLGTGSLLVDDLDQVPEPARQALLNLARTGEWAPLDASTPRHRFEGRLFFTAERSLGQFDDCCTLIRVPPLRVRRQDLGEWLRYEVRQKSRSLGWQQVPEVPEGVVKQLQTHDFPNNLRELDALIDRAIQQVRHQETHHNGQSSRQAPKLLPEDVFWTSPRQQYSRFDLWRWKPRLREWMRSTRLWNTLLFGLVSWVFVLVNLWLWLGPQDRAHNGALNLFWAWWWPLILIGFPLVGRLWCSFCPFMVWGEISQRLSRRFSWRPAPWPRGDHDGWASRWLSAGFALILIWEALGNLPNTAWLSSCLLLLITAGAVVCSLRFEKRFWCRYLCPIGGMNGLFAKLSILELRAQAGICSGNCNSYACFKGGPAEGEGMASNGCPLGTHPAHLRDNRNCVLCLTCAQACLHRSVRLAIRPPAADLQRSMAIPFGEPALLLILAGSISLDHWQRLWGWHALAPESLSSGPLLPRLAFATLALAIPSLLVLCARPFFSQTRLDRTVYGLLPLIWSLLLADHLPLGMEEAGLLLPVSASPLLEEGAWNLPHWQADLHVIAFCQSLSVVIGALWSAVILRRMLSNSRSAWIAATGLMVLLAATGRWLVNGSG is encoded by the coding sequence ATGTCGCCTGATCGGGTTGAGAACGCCACCCTGCAGCGTCTTGCCCCCCATCTGGTGGCGCGGCCGCGACGCGGGGTCGTGGGCAGCAGCCGACAGGCGAAGCAACTGCGGGATGCCGTGCGATCGGCTGCCGCAGATCGGGACCGTCATGCGGTATTGCTGTACGGCGAACCCGGGCTGGAGAAAGACAACCTGGCGGCCTTGATTCATTTCGGCTCTGTTGATCGCCATCACTTGATGCTTCGTCTCGATGGAGCACGCATGCGCAGTGACGGCGCCGATCTGTTTGGCAGTGGGGATGCCCCGGGGCCAAAGCCCCTCCTGGAGCTGCTCGGGACTGGATCCTTGCTTGTTGATGATCTCGATCAGGTGCCCGAACCAGCCAGGCAGGCCTTGCTCAACCTGGCCCGCACCGGTGAATGGGCGCCGCTGGATGCCAGCACACCCAGACATCGTTTTGAAGGTCGCCTCTTCTTCACCGCCGAACGAAGCCTCGGCCAGTTCGACGACTGCTGCACGCTGATTCGCGTTCCCCCTTTGCGGGTCAGGCGCCAGGACCTCGGTGAATGGTTGCGCTACGAAGTACGGCAAAAGAGCCGAAGCCTTGGCTGGCAGCAAGTTCCGGAAGTGCCAGAAGGAGTGGTGAAGCAGCTGCAAACCCACGATTTTCCCAACAACCTGCGCGAACTCGATGCGTTGATCGACCGGGCGATCCAGCAGGTGCGCCATCAGGAGACGCATCACAATGGCCAGAGCTCCAGACAAGCTCCGAAATTGTTGCCGGAGGATGTGTTCTGGACGTCACCCCGCCAGCAGTACTCCCGCTTCGATCTCTGGCGCTGGAAGCCACGACTCAGGGAGTGGATGCGCTCAACACGGCTCTGGAACACCCTGCTGTTCGGCCTGGTGAGCTGGGTGTTCGTGCTGGTGAACCTCTGGCTTTGGCTTGGACCTCAGGATCGAGCCCATAACGGAGCCCTCAATCTGTTCTGGGCCTGGTGGTGGCCCCTGATCCTGATCGGCTTCCCCTTGGTGGGGCGGCTCTGGTGTTCGTTCTGCCCCTTCATGGTCTGGGGAGAGATCAGCCAGCGGCTGAGTCGAAGGTTCAGCTGGCGACCAGCCCCATGGCCCCGCGGAGACCATGACGGTTGGGCGTCCCGCTGGTTGAGCGCTGGCTTTGCCCTGATCCTCATCTGGGAAGCGCTTGGCAACCTGCCCAATACAGCCTGGCTGAGCAGCTGTTTACTGCTGCTGATCACAGCCGGCGCTGTGGTCTGTTCACTGCGTTTCGAGAAGCGGTTCTGGTGCCGTTACCTCTGCCCGATCGGTGGCATGAACGGTCTGTTCGCGAAGCTGTCGATCCTCGAACTGCGCGCCCAGGCAGGGATCTGTAGCGGTAACTGCAACAGCTACGCCTGCTTCAAGGGTGGACCGGCCGAAGGTGAAGGAATGGCCAGCAACGGCTGCCCGCTTGGCACCCACCCCGCCCACCTGCGCGATAACCGCAACTGTGTGCTCTGCCTCACCTGTGCCCAGGCCTGCCTCCATCGCTCCGTTCGACTGGCGATTCGCCCCCCGGCTGCCGACCTGCAACGCAGCATGGCAATCCCATTCGGCGAACCGGCCCTGCTTCTGATCCTGGCCGGCAGCATCAGCCTGGATCACTGGCAGCGGCTCTGGGGCTGGCATGCCCTGGCACCGGAAAGCCTGAGCAGCGGACCACTGCTTCCAAGGCTTGCCTTCGCGACCCTCGCCCTGGCAATCCCTTCTCTACTGGTTCTCTGTGCACGCCCGTTCTTCAGCCAGACCCGCCTGGATCGCACCGTCTACGGCTTGCTCCCCTTGATCTGGAGCCTTCTGCTGGCCGACCACCTTCCCCTCGGAATGGAGGAGGCAGGCCTCTTGCTGCCAGTGAGTGCATCCCCACTGCTGGAGGAGGGGGCATGGAACTTGCCCCATTGGCAAGCAGACCTCCACGTCATCGCCTTCTGTCAAAGCCTGTCTGTGGTGATCGGCGCACTCTGGAGTGCCGTCATCCTGCGCAGAATGCTGAGCAACAGTCGAAGCGCCTGGATCGCAGCAACCGGTTTGATGGTGCTGCTGGCCGCTACCGGTCGCTGGCTCGTGAATGGATCGGGGTAG
- a CDS encoding PD-(D/E)XK nuclease family protein: protein MTSPSTTEKMEAQALNLKQRLERYCHVTWLAPYLAGERHCLFNLYLHVNYCTPQSSGIPGDWVTKHERLLQSVARTHSEKGRVVHIEQENTMRLRSKNGVTIHGQCDVVVSETNSMPGIISDAKTGRPRGKDRAQVLTYMALAPYATALEGVQHPPCGELVYANGDRVEIPALEAGVAFQQQLSDLLSLTAGPQPEPSPSTNECRFCRLAEICPHRISEEPIQETVSWL from the coding sequence TTGACCTCGCCCTCGACAACAGAAAAGATGGAGGCCCAAGCACTAAACCTGAAACAACGCCTAGAGCGCTATTGCCATGTCACTTGGCTCGCCCCATACCTGGCAGGAGAAAGGCATTGCCTGTTCAATCTCTACCTTCATGTCAATTACTGCACCCCCCAATCTTCAGGAATACCTGGTGATTGGGTGACTAAGCATGAGCGCTTACTTCAATCAGTAGCTCGAACCCACTCAGAGAAGGGGCGGGTCGTACACATTGAGCAGGAGAACACCATGCGCCTACGTAGCAAGAATGGCGTCACCATCCATGGCCAGTGCGATGTGGTGGTCAGCGAAACAAATTCAATGCCAGGGATTATCTCGGATGCAAAAACAGGTCGCCCACGCGGCAAAGATCGCGCCCAAGTCCTCACATATATGGCCTTGGCTCCATATGCCACTGCACTAGAAGGTGTTCAACATCCACCCTGCGGTGAATTGGTGTATGCGAATGGAGATCGAGTTGAAATCCCTGCACTCGAGGCCGGGGTGGCATTCCAGCAACAGTTGTCAGATTTATTGAGCCTCACAGCTGGGCCACAACCTGAGCCATCCCCATCTACTAACGAGTGCCGCTTCTGCCGCCTTGCCGAAATCTGCCCTCACCGCATAAGCGAAGAACCAATTCAAGAAACGGTTTCTTGGCTCTGA
- a CDS encoding site-specific integrase, with protein sequence MTLEIQWSERSAGDAYTRVRNLFGLVVGEGYNLRQAADVAAGKAPKLTERTDWSGAMERFRDQKLHHGTAIKPQTWAGGYEPVLTDAIALLTSRNPPTTPADLIDACIRRWEPGSRTRQERARNLAQFLTYCTTRERFPAVWQPPPSLKDHIGRKPATAEAGGSDPVSDQEIINLIASFPDDGPGRRWADAIRLLAELGLRPVELTYLGVRTDPKTSQSYWWCSYQKRAGGGVTRPRRLYPLPLIDGDGEMQRWNLLQRWEAGLLRLPEMDESSRVALRVNQYLRRRPAWMALIAAAAARDERVTTYSFRHSYSVRGHQRGIDSGSMALAMGHSLEVHCRSYPWATESGAENAFNRAMQNAALVR encoded by the coding sequence GTGACACTTGAAATTCAATGGTCGGAGCGCTCCGCTGGTGACGCCTACACCCGAGTGCGGAATCTGTTCGGGCTGGTGGTCGGAGAGGGTTACAACCTGAGGCAAGCGGCGGATGTCGCTGCAGGTAAGGCACCAAAGCTCACTGAACGCACCGACTGGTCTGGCGCCATGGAGCGCTTCAGAGATCAAAAGCTCCACCACGGCACCGCGATCAAGCCTCAGACATGGGCAGGCGGCTACGAACCTGTGCTGACTGATGCCATTGCGCTGCTGACCAGTCGGAACCCCCCCACCACACCAGCGGATCTGATCGATGCCTGCATCAGGCGATGGGAACCGGGCAGCAGAACGCGGCAGGAGCGCGCGCGCAACCTCGCGCAGTTTTTGACCTACTGCACAACCCGGGAGCGATTCCCGGCCGTATGGCAACCACCACCGAGCCTTAAGGATCACATCGGCCGGAAACCCGCTACAGCGGAGGCGGGCGGCAGCGATCCGGTGAGCGATCAGGAGATCATCAACCTGATCGCCTCATTCCCTGATGACGGCCCGGGCCGCAGGTGGGCAGACGCGATTCGGTTGCTGGCTGAGCTGGGGCTGCGGCCGGTCGAGTTGACATATCTAGGTGTACGGACCGATCCGAAAACGAGCCAGAGCTACTGGTGGTGCAGCTACCAGAAGCGCGCCGGTGGAGGGGTAACGCGTCCCCGGCGGTTGTATCCACTGCCATTGATCGATGGCGATGGTGAAATGCAGCGCTGGAATCTGCTGCAGCGATGGGAGGCCGGGCTGTTGCGGCTGCCCGAGATGGATGAGAGCTCGCGGGTTGCACTGCGGGTCAATCAGTACCTGAGGCGCAGACCAGCATGGATGGCGTTGATCGCTGCAGCCGCTGCGAGAGATGAGAGGGTGACGACCTATTCATTCCGGCATAGCTACAGCGTGAGGGGCCACCAACGCGGGATCGACAGCGGAAGTATGGCGCTGGCGATGGGCCACAGCCTTGAAGTGCATTGCCGGTCGTATCCGTGGGCCACCGAATCAGGAGCTGAAAACGCATTTAATCGCGCAATGCAAAACGCAGCGTTAGTTAGATAG
- the hemN gene encoding oxygen-independent coproporphyrinogen III oxidase, producing the protein MTATPQTSRALALLLKHDRPVPRYTSYPTAASFRNDVGELQLRQQLADVTDAPLSLYVHVPFCRHACWYCGCNRITTQLGSKVVKPYLAALAKELELIAEAMPQRRRLAQMHWGGGTPNYLNREETAQLWELIRRYFDFDDELEASIEVNPEGLSRDAACQLRELGFNRISFGIQDADPDVQRAVNRVVPETQLRHAMHWLREAGFESVNVDLICGLPLQTQERFRRTLNLVQELRPDRISLFSFAYLPEQLPMQRKIQAEDLPSQWQRLSMLEDANQLLCANGYDAIGMDHYALSSDGLAEAARQGRLHRNFQGYTTGGELDLLGIGPSAISQFRHLFSQNERGLKAYTTALANGTLPVERGLVVKDPDVLRRRELIRDVMCHFTVEVPQHGFDSELRDLEALERDGLVRLNRHEGGVSVQVTNDGRWLIRTIAAVFDPDQRRQASGSRLI; encoded by the coding sequence ATGACAGCAACGCCCCAGACCAGCCGAGCCCTCGCGTTGCTGCTCAAACACGATCGGCCTGTGCCTCGTTACACCAGCTACCCCACCGCCGCTTCCTTTCGCAACGATGTGGGCGAGCTCCAGTTGCGGCAACAGCTGGCGGACGTCACCGACGCGCCCCTGTCGCTGTATGTGCATGTGCCCTTCTGTCGCCATGCCTGCTGGTATTGCGGCTGCAACCGGATCACCACCCAGCTCGGTTCCAAGGTGGTGAAGCCCTACCTCGCCGCGTTGGCAAAGGAACTGGAGTTGATCGCCGAGGCCATGCCCCAACGCCGACGACTGGCGCAGATGCATTGGGGCGGCGGCACCCCGAACTATCTGAATCGCGAGGAAACGGCCCAGCTCTGGGAACTGATCCGTCGCTATTTCGATTTCGACGACGAGCTGGAGGCCTCGATTGAGGTCAACCCGGAAGGTCTCAGCCGCGATGCCGCCTGCCAGCTACGGGAGCTGGGCTTCAACCGCATCAGTTTCGGTATCCAGGATGCCGATCCCGATGTGCAGAGGGCCGTCAACCGGGTGGTGCCGGAGACCCAGTTGCGTCATGCGATGCACTGGTTGCGGGAAGCGGGGTTCGAAAGCGTCAATGTTGATCTGATCTGTGGTCTGCCCCTGCAGACCCAGGAGCGCTTCAGGCGCACCCTCAACCTGGTGCAGGAGCTGCGTCCGGATCGGATTTCACTGTTTTCCTTTGCCTACCTGCCCGAGCAGTTGCCGATGCAGCGCAAGATTCAGGCGGAGGATCTCCCCAGCCAGTGGCAACGCCTGAGCATGTTGGAGGACGCCAATCAGCTTCTCTGCGCCAACGGCTACGACGCAATCGGCATGGATCACTACGCCCTGAGTAGCGATGGCCTGGCCGAGGCCGCTCGGCAAGGACGTCTGCATCGCAACTTCCAGGGCTACACCACCGGTGGAGAGCTGGATCTGCTCGGGATCGGGCCGAGCGCGATCAGCCAGTTCCGCCATCTGTTCAGCCAGAACGAACGGGGCCTGAAGGCCTACACCACCGCATTGGCGAACGGGACGCTCCCGGTGGAGCGCGGTCTGGTCGTGAAGGATCCGGATGTGCTGCGCCGCCGGGAGCTGATCCGCGATGTGATGTGCCACTTCACGGTTGAGGTTCCCCAGCACGGCTTTGACAGCGAGCTCCGCGACCTGGAGGCCTTGGAGCGGGACGGTCTGGTGCGACTCAACCGCCACGAGGGAGGGGTCAGCGTTCAGGTCACCAACGACGGCCGCTGGCTGATCCGCACGATTGCTGCGGTGTTCGATCCGGATCAGCGACGCCAGGCCAGCGGTTCGCGGCTGATCTGA
- a CDS encoding DUF3987 domain-containing protein: protein MIDPSYYDILRSEICALTGLGLQVQTVIPLALPAEFYPRRKKNRATGEWEPVLKNGQPVPAFVGKNPSCWLPNGNPSTISHAMCADREELLERIAIAERLGKELGLAIIPSKDVVSIDFDTKNYDSVQHLEADWMALLERYPVLTGTRMERTPSGGVHVYVRVRDRMASWKRPGGGLHCNFSTEHGGPHRGEVLAGTRVSVCAPTQNGRGPYELINPEAAHHFVEVPDLASIGIFPVVKAMPRPAAPEPSPPASKRQAPTSVSNIPQLADLIGSKAQEVLRGGRPYGVDPSAASDRSLQLTGYVKELWSWHNLLLEKGWRFEGDPDQLLAQAIAALDIGDKAERVLESIIRADCRHRDPDRAQRHYAWLAGDRTRHWGGRGKGSSSGASADAASDRSKPPPLSREECRDRIRNAIAAHRSPTELELLLGDLGDESDLHPHELRQLLAAVRIEQEQFDVLQQEASALEEDLARHQARAPITLDRLFPPPLAEAIRRITEHLPYCDHVVATAYLAGVSGLVKLGTTICGNPYTDFVTPANLYVATVGRSGQKKTPLEKLLVRRPAQELKREIDVANTRALKAWRDQCKGCKKDERPPKPVAIYLQIQDYTGEAFVQQLQELDKRGLSVLVLRDELSGLFGAMNAYRSGRGSDEQQLLELFDGQAYTSLRVSAGDRSYERCQVSIYGAIQPGVLRELIKGGDPSGKWARFLFSPLPENTVPLPTGISAEGVAAVKQANQDLQDYARQIHKMPAQRYQLDPEAIEAFSAYEHNKQIQAQQARLDAHGALYGKSAGKVLRVAVLLHLLELSVLNRPVEVEVPVATLQRAMELVDAMDDWALGFHEQAAADAEGVSSLMRRIHTLAHKGEGEVTWGQLRQQMSGKEKKGIDAGLAEQAMQALAKLGVGEVSEGPRGGMLYRAIADLPS from the coding sequence ATGATTGATCCCTCCTACTACGACATTCTGCGCTCAGAAATTTGCGCTCTCACAGGATTGGGACTGCAGGTCCAGACGGTCATCCCGTTGGCTCTGCCAGCGGAGTTCTATCCAAGGCGGAAGAAGAACAGGGCCACGGGTGAGTGGGAGCCGGTGCTGAAGAACGGTCAGCCTGTGCCGGCCTTCGTAGGCAAGAACCCATCTTGCTGGTTGCCTAATGGCAACCCCAGCACCATCAGCCACGCCATGTGTGCTGACAGGGAAGAACTTCTCGAACGGATCGCGATCGCTGAACGACTGGGGAAGGAACTGGGGCTGGCGATCATCCCATCGAAGGACGTGGTGTCGATCGACTTCGATACCAAGAACTACGACAGTGTCCAGCATCTGGAGGCTGACTGGATGGCGCTACTGGAGAGGTATCCAGTGCTCACCGGCACACGCATGGAGCGAACCCCCAGTGGCGGGGTGCATGTTTACGTGCGGGTCAGGGATCGGATGGCTAGCTGGAAGCGCCCTGGCGGTGGGCTGCATTGCAACTTCAGCACTGAACATGGTGGCCCTCATCGCGGTGAGGTGCTGGCCGGCACCCGGGTGTCGGTCTGTGCGCCCACCCAGAACGGGAGAGGCCCATATGAACTGATCAATCCCGAAGCCGCCCACCACTTTGTGGAGGTGCCTGACCTGGCCTCGATAGGGATCTTCCCAGTGGTCAAAGCCATGCCCCGGCCAGCCGCGCCGGAACCATCGCCGCCAGCCAGTAAGCGACAAGCCCCGACGAGCGTCAGCAACATTCCGCAGCTGGCCGACCTAATCGGCAGCAAGGCGCAGGAGGTGCTCAGGGGAGGCCGGCCCTATGGCGTGGATCCATCGGCCGCCTCTGATCGCAGCCTTCAGCTCACCGGCTACGTGAAGGAGCTCTGGAGCTGGCACAACCTGCTGCTGGAGAAGGGATGGAGATTTGAAGGCGATCCCGATCAGCTGCTCGCCCAGGCGATCGCCGCCCTCGACATCGGCGACAAAGCGGAACGTGTTCTGGAATCGATCATCCGGGCGGATTGTCGTCATCGGGATCCCGATCGGGCCCAGCGTCACTACGCCTGGCTAGCCGGTGATCGGACCCGCCACTGGGGTGGCCGCGGCAAAGGCTCGAGCAGCGGGGCATCTGCTGATGCCGCCTCTGATCGCAGCAAGCCGCCGCCACTGAGCCGTGAAGAGTGTCGCGACCGAATCCGAAATGCTATTGCCGCCCATCGCTCGCCCACCGAACTGGAGCTGCTGCTCGGGGACCTGGGGGATGAATCCGATCTCCATCCGCACGAACTCCGCCAGTTGTTGGCGGCCGTTCGCATCGAGCAAGAGCAATTCGATGTCCTGCAGCAAGAAGCCAGCGCCCTGGAAGAGGATCTGGCTCGGCATCAAGCCCGTGCACCCATCACCCTGGATCGCCTGTTCCCGCCGCCTCTGGCGGAGGCGATCAGGCGAATCACGGAACACCTGCCGTACTGCGACCACGTGGTGGCGACGGCCTACCTGGCGGGTGTCAGCGGCCTGGTGAAGCTGGGCACGACGATCTGTGGCAACCCCTACACCGATTTCGTCACCCCGGCCAACCTCTACGTGGCCACGGTGGGGCGCTCAGGCCAGAAGAAAACCCCGCTGGAGAAGCTGCTGGTTCGGAGGCCGGCGCAGGAACTCAAACGGGAAATCGATGTCGCCAACACCCGTGCATTAAAGGCCTGGCGAGATCAATGCAAAGGCTGCAAGAAAGACGAGCGTCCACCCAAGCCGGTGGCGATCTATCTACAGATTCAGGACTACACCGGGGAGGCCTTCGTTCAGCAGCTGCAGGAGCTCGACAAACGAGGCCTGAGCGTGCTGGTGCTGCGCGATGAGCTCTCCGGCCTGTTCGGTGCAATGAATGCCTACCGCTCCGGCCGCGGTTCCGATGAACAGCAGCTGCTGGAGCTGTTTGACGGGCAGGCCTACACCTCGCTGCGGGTCTCAGCCGGCGATCGCAGTTATGAACGCTGTCAGGTGAGCATCTACGGAGCCATTCAGCCCGGGGTGCTGCGGGAACTGATCAAGGGCGGCGACCCCTCAGGCAAATGGGCGCGCTTCCTCTTCTCGCCTTTACCGGAAAATACGGTGCCCCTGCCCACAGGGATTAGTGCGGAGGGAGTGGCAGCAGTCAAACAGGCCAATCAGGATCTGCAGGACTATGCCCGACAAATCCACAAGATGCCGGCACAGCGCTACCAGCTCGATCCTGAGGCAATCGAGGCCTTCAGTGCTTACGAGCACAACAAGCAGATTCAGGCCCAGCAAGCCCGTCTGGACGCGCATGGTGCGCTCTACGGCAAGTCAGCCGGCAAAGTGCTCCGGGTTGCTGTATTACTGCACCTGCTGGAGCTGTCGGTACTCAACAGGCCGGTTGAGGTGGAAGTTCCGGTGGCCACACTGCAGCGAGCTATGGAGTTGGTAGACGCGATGGATGATTGGGCGCTGGGTTTCCACGAGCAAGCAGCAGCCGATGCGGAGGGGGTGTCGTCGCTAATGCGTCGCATTCACACCCTGGCCCACAAGGGGGAGGGGGAAGTGACCTGGGGGCAGCTGCGCCAGCAGATGAGCGGTAAAGAGAAGAAGGGAATCGATGCCGGTCTAGCTGAACAGGCCATGCAGGCTTTGGCCAAGCTGGGTGTCGGCGAGGTGAGCGAGGGCCCCAGGGGCGGAATGCTGTACCGGGCCATTGCTGATCTGCCTTCTTAA
- a CDS encoding AAA family ATPase, which yields MAAALRCHLLIGPPASGKTTIAALLAPMLDAELLSTDRIREELYGDPIIQGHWHEVEEQLHAGIQASVAAGRSVLIDATHAQRPWRLALTQRLELYRPVEWIGWWMRTPLEVCLEWNKRRARQVPELVVQKFAAALGDRDFQPSRSEGFAVLVDYDPATGGDPAEELAAEIARLDKRISAARNREQAKELHGYSRLLDLERLLYLLQLLSRYPGLSAGDITTRAELEAICNPLPEGAMAQRAAAYLSRLRGECYGDVDALEADLLWLQSQGCLDAAPTQQPIEPPAAPENLNEQNLGGWPPMADRSVFIRVFSLLRHLLHHPFDCEKGVPLQEHLISQLGGVYMPGEAGTLRKDVERVLTPYGFRTRNDNVRHGYGLGTAVLSAARLREVHQVVSQAVSRLGDPTAQDLLAELDERLRWGGVLREDELPVRVFANRSIVHPDLVRRDSLAVPEQAEKLEAAITSGQRVLLERFSDAADHGVEPKKPVHVWPIQLLFHNIGWYVAFEDDAVGHERGLIRTERLDRLALRQVDSGFRRTPEQRAEAVRRLSRLMELSGGIYFGDDAALQEQLCEASPEKLSALLTTVRFRCTLRVYRFLREGLQRYPPSHMRLSKPLPSDPWRKPSKTQLMLEPIEGDIHPFPIEIDLPPWTVARDVDFRRWLFGYGADISLENPAYLLDEYLARCREIIALHLQEMPH from the coding sequence ATGGCCGCCGCCCTGCGCTGCCATCTGTTGATTGGACCGCCCGCCAGCGGCAAGACCACCATCGCGGCACTGCTAGCGCCGATGCTGGATGCCGAGCTCCTCTCTACGGATCGGATCCGTGAGGAGCTATACGGCGACCCGATAATTCAGGGCCACTGGCATGAGGTGGAGGAACAACTGCACGCCGGGATTCAGGCGAGCGTGGCGGCAGGGCGTTCGGTGTTGATCGATGCCACCCATGCTCAGCGGCCCTGGCGGCTCGCATTGACGCAGCGGCTGGAGCTGTACAGGCCGGTGGAGTGGATCGGTTGGTGGATGCGCACCCCACTCGAGGTGTGCCTGGAGTGGAACAAGCGGCGCGCGCGCCAGGTGCCCGAGCTGGTGGTGCAAAAATTCGCGGCAGCACTGGGCGATCGCGACTTTCAACCCTCTCGCAGTGAAGGCTTTGCGGTTCTGGTGGATTACGACCCGGCCACAGGCGGTGATCCAGCCGAGGAGCTCGCTGCAGAAATCGCGCGGCTCGATAAACGCATCTCTGCTGCCCGCAACCGCGAGCAGGCCAAGGAGCTCCACGGCTACTCCCGGTTGTTGGATCTGGAGCGACTGCTCTATCTGCTGCAACTCCTCAGCCGCTATCCCGGACTCAGCGCTGGGGATATCACCACCCGAGCAGAGCTGGAGGCAATCTGCAATCCGCTGCCGGAAGGGGCGATGGCCCAACGGGCTGCGGCCTATCTCTCTCGCCTGCGCGGCGAGTGCTACGGCGATGTGGATGCTCTGGAGGCAGATCTCCTTTGGCTCCAGAGCCAGGGTTGTCTCGATGCGGCGCCCACGCAACAACCCATCGAGCCACCCGCTGCCCCAGAAAACCTGAATGAGCAGAACCTGGGCGGCTGGCCTCCGATGGCCGACCGGAGCGTATTCATCCGGGTGTTCAGCCTGTTGCGCCATCTGTTGCATCACCCCTTTGATTGCGAGAAGGGCGTGCCACTGCAGGAGCACCTGATCAGCCAGCTCGGCGGTGTCTACATGCCAGGTGAAGCCGGCACCCTGCGCAAGGACGTGGAGCGCGTGCTCACCCCCTATGGCTTCCGCACCCGCAACGACAATGTGCGCCACGGCTACGGCCTTGGTACGGCGGTGCTATCGGCAGCGCGGCTGAGGGAAGTGCACCAGGTGGTAAGTCAGGCGGTGTCCCGTCTAGGTGATCCCACCGCGCAGGACTTGCTAGCTGAGCTCGATGAGCGGCTGCGCTGGGGCGGGGTATTGCGGGAGGACGAGCTGCCGGTACGGGTCTTTGCCAATCGCTCAATCGTGCACCCCGATCTCGTGCGACGTGATTCGCTGGCGGTGCCTGAACAGGCCGAGAAGCTGGAGGCAGCGATCACATCCGGGCAGCGGGTGTTGCTCGAGCGCTTTTCTGATGCAGCCGATCACGGGGTGGAGCCGAAGAAGCCGGTTCATGTGTGGCCCATACAGCTGCTGTTTCACAACATCGGTTGGTACGTCGCCTTTGAAGACGATGCGGTGGGTCACGAGCGTGGACTGATCAGGACGGAACGGCTGGATCGGCTCGCTCTACGGCAGGTGGACAGCGGCTTTCGCCGCACGCCGGAGCAACGGGCTGAAGCAGTGCGGCGTCTTTCTCGGCTGATGGAGCTCAGCGGTGGGATCTACTTCGGAGATGACGCTGCTTTGCAGGAGCAGCTCTGCGAGGCCAGCCCTGAGAAGCTGAGCGCCTTGTTGACCACCGTGCGCTTCCGCTGCACACTTCGGGTCTACCGCTTTCTGCGTGAAGGGCTGCAGCGTTACCCGCCTAGTCACATGCGCCTGTCCAAACCCTTGCCTAGCGATCCCTGGAGAAAACCTTCCAAGACACAGCTGATGCTGGAACCGATCGAGGGTGATATTCACCCGTTCCCGATCGAGATCGACCTGCCGCCTTGGACCGTGGCTCGGGATGTGGACTTTCGGCGGTGGTTATTTGGTTATGGAGCCGATATTTCATTAGAGAATCCCGCTTATCTGCTGGATGAATATCTCGCGAGATGCAGGGAAATAATTGCTCTTCACTTACAGGAGATGCCTCATTAA
- the xisR gene encoding excisionase family protein: protein MPESPWVPQRQAADYLGMSERTLMRYRQAGVLQPGEHYRRKFMNSRSALLYNLPATDAAITAQFARDHRTLEQAVG, encoded by the coding sequence ATGCCTGAATCCCCTTGGGTTCCGCAGCGGCAGGCTGCCGACTATCTCGGCATGTCTGAACGCACCCTCATGCGATACCGCCAAGCCGGTGTCTTGCAGCCCGGTGAGCATTACCGCCGCAAATTCATGAATTCACGCAGCGCGCTGCTCTACAACCTTCCCGCTACTGATGCTGCGATCACAGCGCAGTTCGCGAGAGATCACCGCACCCTTGAGCAGGCGGTCGGCTGA